One Maribacter dokdonensis DSW-8 DNA window includes the following coding sequences:
- the gldC gene encoding gliding motility protein GldC — protein MADLHTSEITLRVGLDENRVPEKLNWSAQDGGIENEEAKAMLLSVWDSKNQESLKIDLWTKDMPVDEMKTFFHQTLVSLSETFLKATQDEKMTATMKDFCDYFAENLNLKDQG, from the coding sequence ATGGCAGATTTACATACTTCAGAAATTACGTTGCGCGTAGGATTGGATGAGAATAGAGTTCCTGAAAAATTAAACTGGTCTGCACAAGACGGTGGTATTGAGAATGAAGAGGCAAAGGCAATGTTGTTATCCGTTTGGGATAGTAAAAACCAAGAATCTTTAAAGATCGATTTATGGACCAAGGATATGCCGGTAGATGAAATGAAAACATTCTTTCATCAAACATTGGTTTCGTTATCGGAAACTTTCTTAAAAGCAACGCAAGACGAGAAAATGACGGCTACCATGAAGGATTTCTGTGATTATTTCGCAGAGAACCTAAATTTAAAAGATCAGGGTTAA